The sequence AGACATGGCCGTGGGGCTGTATGACTGGGCGTTAATTGTCGATCACCAGAAAAAAACGGTTTCTCTGCTGAGCCATAGTGACGTGCAGGCGCGACTGGCCTGGCTTGAAGCGCAACAGCCCGCCCCGGCCCAGACGTTCAGGCTGACCTCCGGCTGGCGCTCGAATATGAGCGAGACGGAATACGCTGAAAAATTCGCGCGCGTTCAGGCGTATCTGCAAAGCGGCGACTGTTATCAGGTGAACCTTGCCCAGCGTTTCCAGGCGACTTATCACGGAGATGAGTGGCAGGCGTTTTCCCGTCTTAATGCCAGCAACAAGGCGCCGTTCAGCGCATTCGTACGTCTGCCTCAGGGCGCTATCCTCAGCCTGTCGCCAGAGCGCTTTATTCATTTGGCCGAAGGGGTCATTCAAACCCGCCCGATTAAAGGCACACTACCGCGTCTGGCGGACCCCAACGCCGATCGCCAGCAGGCGGAAAAACTCGCCGCATCGCCGAAAGATCGCGCCGAGAACCTGATGATCGTCGACCTGATGCGTAACGATATTGGCCGCGTCGCCGAACCCGGCAGCGTGCGCGTGCCGGAGCTGTTTGTCGTCGAGCCTTTCCCGGCGGTACATCATCTGGTCAGCACCATTACCGCGCGCCTGCCCGCCACGCGCACCGCCTGCGATCTGCTTCGCGCCGCGTTTCCGGGCGGCTCCATCACCGGAGCCCCCAAAATTCGCGCGATGGCGATCATCGACGAACTGGAACCGCACCGCCGCAACGCCTGGTGCGGCAGTATCGGCTATATCAGCCTGTGCGGCACCATGGATACCAGCATCACCATTCGTACCCTGACGGCCTGCGACGGCAATCTGTACTGCTCTGCAGGCGGTGGCATTGTGGCGGATAGCCAGGTCGAGGCGGAATATCAGGAAACCTTTGATAAAGTTAACCGTATCCTGAAACAACTGGAGAACTAACGGTGGAGAAAGAGAACCTGACGCTGGATGATTTTCTGTCGCGCTTTCAGCTTTTGCGACCGCAGGTCAACCGCGCCACGCTGAATCAACGTCAGGCGGCGGTGCTGATCCCGGTGGTGCGCCGGGAGCAGCCGGGGCTGTTGCTGACGCAGCGCTCGCCGCATATGCGTAAACACGCCGGTCAGGTTGCCTTTCCCGGAGGCGCGGTGGACAGCACCGATGCGTCGCTGATCGCCGCCGCGCTGCGGGAAGCCCAGGAAGAAGTGGCCATCCCACCTGAGGCGGTCGAGGTGATAGGCGTGCTGCCGCCGGTCGACAGCGTGACCGGTTTTCAGGTCACGCCCGTGGTGGGGATTATCCCGCCGGGCCTGCAGTATCACGCCAGCGTCGATGAAGTGTCAGCCGTGTTTGAGATGCCGCTTGAAGAGGCGCTCCGGCTTAGCCGTTATCATCCGCTGAATATTCAGCGTCGAGGGCATGATCATCGGGTCTGGTTGTCGTGGTATCAGCATTATTTTGTCTGGGGCATGACGGCGGGGATCATTCGTGAACTGGCGCTGCAAATCGGCCTGAAACCTTGACTATACTTTACATTCCATCCTTTTTTGCAGGTTTGCGATCCGCGTCGCGCTATTAGCAAAACCCATCGTTAACCATTAGTTTAATTCATGTGAATAGTTAAGCCGAGGTCGGTGTTCCCTCTTACACTATGCGCAGTTATAACATCGTTACTGGAACCCCGGTAACCCTGTCAGGAGTGTGAAAGTGATTAGTATATTCGACATGTTCAAAGTGGGAATTGGCCCTTCGTCTTCCCATACTGTTGGGCCTATGAAGGCCGGTAAACAGTTCGTCGATGATCTGGTCGAAAAAGGATTACTGGAAAGCGTTACCCGTGTCGCCGTAGACGTTTACGGCTCGCTGTCATTAACGGGTAAAGGCCACCACACCGATATCGCCATTATTATGGGTCTGGCAGGCAATATGCCGGACACTGTTGATATTGATGCCATCCCGGCATTTATCCGCGACGTGGAAACGCGCGGACGCCTGCTGCTGGCTAACGGCCAGCATGAAGTGGATTTCCCGCAGGATGACGGCATGCGTTTTCGCAGCGACAACCTGCCGCTGCATGAAAACGGCATGACCATTCATGCCTGGAGCGGTGAAAAAGAGATTTACAGCAAAACGTACTACTCCATCGGCGGTGGCTTCATCGTCGATGAAGAGCATTTTGGCAAAGACAGCGTTGGCGACGTCAGCGTCCCGTATCCGTTTAAGTCGGCTACCGAGATGTTGGGGTACTGCAAAGAGACCGGTCTTTCCCTGTCCGGTATGGTGATGCAGAACGAACTGGCGCTGCACAGCAAAAAAGAGATTGAAGACTATTTTGCTAACGTGTGGCAAACCATGCGCGCCTGTATTGACCGCGGGATGAACACCGAAGGCGTATTGCCTGGGCCACTGCGCGTGCCGCGTCGTGCCTCTGCCCTGCGCCGTATGCTGGTGACCACGGATAAATTCTCGAATGACCCGATGAACGTGGTCGACTGGGTAAACATGTTTGCCCTGGCGGTTAACGAAGAGAACGCCGCCGGTGGCCGTGTCGTGACGGCGCCAACCAACGGTGCCTGCGGCATCGTTCCAGCGGTACTGGCCTACTACGATCACTTTATTGAGCCTGTCACGCCCGATATCTATATCCGCTATTTCCTCGCGGCAGGGGCCATCGGCGCGCTGTACAAGATGAACGCGTCCATCTCCGGTGCGGAAGTGGGCTGTCAGGGTGAAGTGGGCGTTGCCTGCTCGATGGCTGCCGCCGGTCTGGCTGAACTGTTGGGTGCAAGCCCTGAACAGGTTTGCGTGGCGGCAGAGATTGGTATGGAGCATAACCTCGGTCTGACCTGTGACCCTGTCGCGGGCCAGGTACAGGTACCGTGCATTGAGCGTAACGCGATTGCCTCTGTCAAAGCGATCAACGCCTCACGCATGGCGATGCGCCGTACCAGCGAACCGCGCGTGTCGCTGGATAAGGTCATCGAAACCATGTACGAAACCGGCAAAGACATGAACGCGAAGTACCGTGAGACGTCGCGTGGTGGTCTGGCTATTAAGGTGCAGTGCGACTAATACTCGCTTTCGCCCATCTGCAACGGATGGGCGAATTTCCCCCCTCTTTCTCGTCTCCTTTCGCTTTCCCCACTACACTTTTACTGTTGCGTCCGGCTTTTGGGGCTGGTGGCTTATCAGGCGACCGTTCATGCAAACTGCACAAACGATCATTAAACATTACCGCCGAAAACGCGTTATCGTCTGTGTGACGGTTGCGATCCTTACGCTCATTCTGACCCTGGGCGCTCGCTTTATTTCTCAGCGCAACGTTAACCAGCAGCGGGTACTCGACTTCAGCAGCCATACCGTTCGCTCTCTGGATAATCTTCTCCTTTCGCTGGAAAAACGCCGCAGCGTGTTCCAGCAGCTGGTGGGTCAGCCCTGCCCTCAGGCACATTTGGCCCTGCGAAAACAGGCGGCCATTTTGCAAACGGTACGCTCCATTGCCCTGATTAAAGACGGTATCCTGTATTGCTCCAGCGTTTTCGGCAGCCGTAATATTCCCATCCGCGACTTTCTCCCGGAATTACCCGCCAGCACGGCGAAGCTGATTTTATCGACCGATCGGTGGCTGATGAAGGGCAGTCCGATCTTGATCCAGTGGAACCCGGTGTCCCAGGACGGGGAAGATGGCGTCATTGAGATCATTAATATTGATTTGATCACCAGAATGATACTGGAGCCCGAGCGTCCACTTATTGATGATGTGGCGTTATCCGTGGGCGATCGTTTTTTGCGCTATGGTCAACGGGTCACCGATAGCCTGACTTTCGAAAAGGCTGGCGCGCTTGTTCAGCTGTCATCCACCCACAACCCCTTCTCCATCATCGTCAGCGGGCCAGGTCCAGGAGAGCTGGCCCTGAAGACCCTGCCCGCGCAGCTTCCGTTGGGTCTTATGCTGAGCCTGCTGCTGGGCTATCTCGCCTGGCTGGCGACGGCGAACAGGATGAGTTTCACGTGGGAGATTGATATGGGCATTGCGGCCCGGGAATTCGAGCTTTTCTGCCAGCCGCTGGTGAATGCCCGTACTCAGGCGTGCGTCGGCGTTGAAATTCTGCTGCGCTGGAATAACCCACGACAGGGGTGGATCTCCCCGGAAGTGTTTATTCCTCTGGCGGAAGAACATAATCTGATTGTCCCTCTGACACGCTATGTCCTCGCCGAAACCGTACGTCAGATAGGCTACTTTCCTTCCAGCGCCGGTTTTCACATCGGCATTAACGTCGCTGCCAGCCATTTCCGTCACGCGGTGTTGTTACAGGACCTGAACCGCCTCTGGTTCAGCGCTAACCCGCGTCAGCAGCTGGTGATTGAATTAACAGAACGGGATGCTCTGCCGGATGCGGAATATCGTATTGTGCGCGAACTGCATCGCAAAGGGGTGAAGCTTGCCATCGACGATTTTGGTACCGGAAACAGCTCCCTCTCCTGGCTTGAAAAGCTGCACCCGGACGTACTAAAAATCGACCAGTCGTTTATCACCGCCATTGGCACCGACGCCGTGAATTCAACGGTGACGGATATCATCATTGCACTGGGTCAGCGACTCAATATAGAACTGGTGGCTGAAGGGGTCGAAACAGAGGAGCAGGCGCGATATCTGCGCCGCCATGGCGTATCGGTCCTGCAGGGATTTTACTATGCGCGGCCGATGCCGCTGAGAGACTTTCCACAATGGCTGGCGGGAAGTGCTCCCCCGCCAGCACAGCATAACGGACACATTGTGCCCTTAATGCCCCTGCGTTAAGCAGAGCTATTCTTCTTCATCGTGGACAGATTGTTCTTTAACAATACGGACCATATCAACGCGATAGTCGTTGGCTTCAACAATGGTAATGTGCAGCGGCGGCAACTCAATCACATCCCCGATACGCGGGATTTGCCCGTTCACGGCGATAACCAGACCGGCAACGGTCGCGATGTCTTCTTCATCGTTGACCACGTTTTCCACCCCGAGCGTATGCGAGAGCGCGTGCAGGTCGGTCGTGCCTTTAACCAGCCAGCCTTCGCCGTCGGCGACGATCTCAGGCGTTTCGTCAGCATCCGGGAACTCACCGGCAATCGCTTCCAGCACGTCAAGCGGCGTGACCAGACCCTGCACCACACCGAACTCGTTGGTGACGATAACGAAGCTGCCGCGTGCGCGTCGCAACACGCCCAGCAGGTTGATCGGATCCAGCGTTTCCGGCACAACAATCGCAGGCGATGCAGCCGCAATGGCTTCGACGTTGAC comes from Enterobacter kobei and encodes:
- the pabB gene encoding aminodeoxychorismate synthase component 1, whose amino-acid sequence is MNMRFPTVLTLPWRADAAEFWFARISHLPFAMLLHSGHADHPYSRFDILVADPLKTLTTNDLAPTDDPLMQLQQALNALGLSATPDPDLPFQGGALGLFGYDLGRRFETLPEHAQADISLPDMAVGLYDWALIVDHQKKTVSLLSHSDVQARLAWLEAQQPAPAQTFRLTSGWRSNMSETEYAEKFARVQAYLQSGDCYQVNLAQRFQATYHGDEWQAFSRLNASNKAPFSAFVRLPQGAILSLSPERFIHLAEGVIQTRPIKGTLPRLADPNADRQQAEKLAASPKDRAENLMIVDLMRNDIGRVAEPGSVRVPELFVVEPFPAVHHLVSTITARLPATRTACDLLRAAFPGGSITGAPKIRAMAIIDELEPHRRNAWCGSIGYISLCGTMDTSITIRTLTACDGNLYCSAGGGIVADSQVEAEYQETFDKVNRILKQLEN
- a CDS encoding CoA pyrophosphatase, with translation MEKENLTLDDFLSRFQLLRPQVNRATLNQRQAAVLIPVVRREQPGLLLTQRSPHMRKHAGQVAFPGGAVDSTDASLIAAALREAQEEVAIPPEAVEVIGVLPPVDSVTGFQVTPVVGIIPPGLQYHASVDEVSAVFEMPLEEALRLSRYHPLNIQRRGHDHRVWLSWYQHYFVWGMTAGIIRELALQIGLKP
- the sdaA gene encoding L-serine ammonia-lyase; the encoded protein is MISIFDMFKVGIGPSSSHTVGPMKAGKQFVDDLVEKGLLESVTRVAVDVYGSLSLTGKGHHTDIAIIMGLAGNMPDTVDIDAIPAFIRDVETRGRLLLANGQHEVDFPQDDGMRFRSDNLPLHENGMTIHAWSGEKEIYSKTYYSIGGGFIVDEEHFGKDSVGDVSVPYPFKSATEMLGYCKETGLSLSGMVMQNELALHSKKEIEDYFANVWQTMRACIDRGMNTEGVLPGPLRVPRRASALRRMLVTTDKFSNDPMNVVDWVNMFALAVNEENAAGGRVVTAPTNGACGIVPAVLAYYDHFIEPVTPDIYIRYFLAAGAIGALYKMNASISGAEVGCQGEVGVACSMAAAGLAELLGASPEQVCVAAEIGMEHNLGLTCDPVAGQVQVPCIERNAIASVKAINASRMAMRRTSEPRVSLDKVIETMYETGKDMNAKYRETSRGGLAIKVQCD
- a CDS encoding EAL domain-containing protein; the encoded protein is MQTAQTIIKHYRRKRVIVCVTVAILTLILTLGARFISQRNVNQQRVLDFSSHTVRSLDNLLLSLEKRRSVFQQLVGQPCPQAHLALRKQAAILQTVRSIALIKDGILYCSSVFGSRNIPIRDFLPELPASTAKLILSTDRWLMKGSPILIQWNPVSQDGEDGVIEIINIDLITRMILEPERPLIDDVALSVGDRFLRYGQRVTDSLTFEKAGALVQLSSTHNPFSIIVSGPGPGELALKTLPAQLPLGLMLSLLLGYLAWLATANRMSFTWEIDMGIAAREFELFCQPLVNARTQACVGVEILLRWNNPRQGWISPEVFIPLAEEHNLIVPLTRYVLAETVRQIGYFPSSAGFHIGINVAASHFRHAVLLQDLNRLWFSANPRQQLVIELTERDALPDAEYRIVRELHRKGVKLAIDDFGTGNSSLSWLEKLHPDVLKIDQSFITAIGTDAVNSTVTDIIIALGQRLNIELVAEGVETEEQARYLRRHGVSVLQGFYYARPMPLRDFPQWLAGSAPPPAQHNGHIVPLMPLR